GGCGCTCGACACCGAACATTGGGAAGGCCTGGACCCGCTTACCCCCGCGGAAGGCCGCGTCGGCGAAGACGGTGCAACCGCTGGCCGCACCCTGTCCACCGCGGCCGTGGAAGCGTATTTCGATCATCGCTGGGTACTCCCCTCGAGGCTGGTTTTTAGCGGTGCGGTTCGCGGGTTTTTTAGCCGGGGACCCTCGTGAAAAATCCCCACCGACCCCATCCGGCCCCCGACTATAACACTACGCTCCGATGCCCTCAACCCCCGAAACGGGGTGTAAATCAGTTGAGATGTATGCTCAAAAATGCTTCCCCGGGCCTGCACATCCCCCGGTGAAGACCGGCCGTGCGCGGCGGGTGAGGGAAGGCCCCGGCCGCCGGGACGCTACTTGGTCTTGATCTTGGTGTAACCATCCTCGCCCGGTTTCGGCTTGGGCAGGAACTTCCCCCAATCCCGGTCTTTCTTCGGCGGGATCGGCATCTCCGGGTCGGCGGCCACCAGGGAGTAGTCGGGATCATCGTCCACGGCCAGGGCGAGGGCCGCCCCGCAGCGGGGGCAGTAAACCCCGTCCACGTCGCCCTTCCCCCCGGAGCGGAGGTTGACGTTTTTATACTCGCAGCGCAAGGTCTTTTCCCAGTCCGTCTTGTGGCCGCACTTCTCGCACTGCACCTCGTAGGCGGCCTCCGTTTTTTTCGGCTTCGGCTTGGCCTTGGGTTCCGGGGCGGGGACGGTCTTGACCACCTTCCCCTTGGGCTCCGGCTCGATTACGCCCTTGGCCTCGTCCACCTTGCGCAGCCAGTACTGCTGCCCCATGGTCAGGATGGTGTTGACGGTCCAGTAGATGACCAGGCCCGAGGGCATGGTGTAGAAGAGGACGCCGAAGATGAGGGGGAGGTACTTGGTGAAACCTTTCTGCTTGATGCCGGAGCTGGTCGTCATCTTGCCCTGGTACCACATGGCGGCGGTCATCAGGACAGGGAGCAGGTTGAAGGAGTTCCAGCCCAGAAGGGGGATGGTGAAGCCGAAGCTGAAGAGGGAATCGGGCAGCGTCAGGTCGGCGATCCAGAGGAAGCCGGCGCCGCGGAGCTCCACGGCGCTGCGGAGCGCCCCGAAAAGCGCGATGAAAATCGGCATCTGCAGAAGAAGCGGGAGGCAGCCGCCCAGGGGCGACACCTTGTGCTTCTTGTAGAGCTCCATTACCTCCTGGTTCGCCCGCTGCTGGTCGTCCTTGTACTTCTCCTTGATGGCCTCGATTTTCGGCTGGAGCCGCTGCATGGCCATGGTGGAGCGGAAACTCTTGTTCGTCAGCGGTATCATCACCAGCTTGAGGGCGGTGGACAACAGAAGAATCGCCAGGCCGTAGTTGCCCAGAAAGCCCTCGAAGAAATTGAGGAGCTTCAGGGCGCCGATGGCGATGGGGGCGAGTAAGTCCCAGCCGAAATCGGCCACGTCCCCCATCCCGAGGGCCTGGAGGTCGTCGTAGATCTTCGGCCCGATGTAGAGCTGGAAGCGATCCGCGAAGCGGCCGCTCGCGTCGGTGCGTATCTCGATGACGGTGTTGGCTATCTTCGGGGGCTCGGTCAGCGGTTCCAGCGCCACCCGGCCGGTGAGCGCCTCGGTGGGCTTCAAGGCCAGGGCGAAGTACTGGTCGGCGATGGCCAAGTAATCAATATTGCCGGAGGCTTCCTCCAGATCGTTGTCCCCCGGGCTCTCCTCGAACTCCTCGCCCCCGACTTTGCCGGTGGTGACCAGGAGGCTGCGGACCAGCTCCCGCATGTCCCCCTGCCGATCCAGTCCGGTGCCCAGGTCGAGGTTGAAGGAGCGGTGGTCCCGGACGGGGTAGTCCACGGCGAGGTCGAAGAGGCCGAGGTAGGAGTCGCCGCGGAAGGTGTAGCTCTTCACGACCTGGATGCCCGACACCGTGGCGCTGTATGTGACGGTGAACTCTTCCGCGCCCCTGACCGTGTAGTCGCCCGCGGCGTGGTTGGCCGTGTGGACGGTGAGGGCGTCGAACTCCGAGGTGGAGATCATCCCCGGGTAGTACTCGCCCAGGGCCTTGTTAAAAAGGACGATCTGCGAGCCGTCGTAGTCTTTGTGGTCCTTGAGGGTGACGGATTTCAGGGCGCCGCCGATGTTGGAGAAGCGCAGGACCATGAGGTCCGTCTCCAGGGTGATCAGCCGCTCCTGGTCCGGGGTGAGGCGCGGCTCGGCCGCCACGGGGGCGGGGGGCTCGACGATTTCCGCGGGCGCGGGCTCCGCGGCGACCGTCTTCTCCTCCGCGGCGGGCTGCACCGTCTCCCCGGGCTTTTCCGTCTCACCGGTCTTCACCGTCTGTGTGGCGTCCTCGGTCCCCTTATCCTTGTCGTCCGAGCTCAGCCCGATGATGAAATTGATGCCGACCATCGCCACGATGGA
Above is a genomic segment from bacterium containing:
- the yidC gene encoding membrane protein insertase YidC, with amino-acid sequence SIVAMVGINFIIGLSSDDKDKGTEDATQTVKTGETEKPGETVQPAAEEKTVAAEPAPAEIVEPPAPVAAEPRLTPDQERLITLETDLMVLRFSNIGGALKSVTLKDHKDYDGSQIVLFNKALGEYYPGMISTSEFDALTVHTANHAAGDYTVRGAEEFTVTYSATVSGIQVVKSYTFRGDSYLGLFDLAVDYPVRDHRSFNLDLGTGLDRQGDMRELVRSLLVTTGKVGGEEFEESPGDNDLEEASGNIDYLAIADQYFALALKPTEALTGRVALEPLTEPPKIANTVIEIRTDASGRFADRFQLYIGPKIYDDLQALGMGDVADFGWDLLAPIAIGALKLLNFFEGFLGNYGLAILLLSTALKLVMIPLTNKSFRSTMAMQRLQPKIEAIKEKYKDDQQRANQEVMELYKKHKVSPLGGCLPLLLQMPIFIALFGALRSAVELRGAGFLWIADLTLPDSLFSFGFTIPLLGWNSFNLLPVLMTAAMWYQGKMTTSSGIKQKGFTKYLPLIFGVLFYTMPSGLVIYWTVNTILTMGQQYWLRKVDEAKGVIEPEPKGKVVKTVPAPEPKAKPKPKKTEAAYEVQCEKCGHKTDWEKTLRCEYKNVNLRSGGKGDVDGVYCPRCGAALALAVDDDPDYSLVAADPEMPIPPKKDRDWGKFLPKPKPGEDGYTKIKTK